A window of the Hordeum vulgare subsp. vulgare chromosome 5H, MorexV3_pseudomolecules_assembly, whole genome shotgun sequence genome harbors these coding sequences:
- the LOC123395984 gene encoding transcription factor VIP1-like, whose protein sequence is MDPRFQLPTPVPSSGGAAVRGHHRRAHSETFLRFPDTDLFLDPDGDFSFSDLDFPSLSDDSPALSDPTPPPPPPMAASSSQAPVPRPPGGTHNRSLSLDAAFFEGLALQGGGGGHKRSGSMDGVNSPFEGESALSGGPLDYAKKAMPAERIAELALLDPKRAKRILANRQSAARSKERKIKYTGELERKVQTLQTEATTLSAQLTLLQRDTSGLTTENRELKLRLQSMEEQAKLRDALNDALREEVQRLKIAAGQAPNMNGSQFNGGLQQIPSYLSQQHQQQQMAYLGGHQAQRHHSNHHQSPANGGQSLSGLCLDDSMDFI, encoded by the exons ATGGACCCGCGCTTCCAGCTTCCCACCCCGGTGCCGTCCTCCGGCGGCGCTGCCGTGCGAGGGCACCACCGGCGGGCCCATTCGGAGACGTTTCTGCGCTTCCCCGACACCGACCTCTTCCTCGACCCCGATGGAGACTTCTCCTTCTCCGACCTCGACTTCCCATCCCTCTCCGATGATTCCCCGGCGCTCTCCGACCCAAccccgcctcctccgccgccgatGGCGGCCAGCTCGTCCCAGGCACCGGTTCCCCGTCCACCAGGCGGGACCCACAACAGGAGCCTATCCCTTGACGCCGCCTTCTTCGAGGGCCTCGCCTTGCAGGGGGGAGGAGGCGGACATAAGAGGAGTGGCTCCATGGATGGGGTGAACTCGCCGTTCGAAGGCGAGTCGGCGCTGTCGGGCGGGCCACTGGATTACGCCAAGAAGGCCATGCCGGCCGAGAGGATCGCCGAGCTAGCCCTCCTTGACCCCAAACGCGCAAAGAG AATTTTGGCAAACCGGCAGTCGGCGGCGAGGTCGAAGGAGAGGAAGATCAAGTATACTGGTGAGCTAGAGAGGAAGGTCCAGACACTTCAGACCGAGGCCACTACGCTATCAGCACAGCTTACACTTCTCCAG AGGGATACTTCTGGTTTAACTACTGAGAATAGAGAACTCAAACTTCGGTTGCAGTCCATGGAGGAACAAGCTAAACTACGGGATG CTCTGAACGACGCTCTGCGAGAAGAAGTCCAGCGACTTAAGATAGCTGCAGGGCAAGCTCCAAACATGAATGGGAGTCAATTCAATGGCGGACTCCAGCAGATTCCATCCTATTTGTCccagcaacatcagcagcagcagatggCTTACTTAGGTGGGCACCAAGCTCAGCGTCATCATTCAAACCATCACCAGAGCCCAGCGAATGGAGGCCAGTCTCTGAGTGGTCTGTGCCTAGACGACTCCATGGATTTCATTTGA